In Rattus norvegicus strain BN/NHsdMcwi chromosome 1, GRCr8, whole genome shotgun sequence, a genomic segment contains:
- the Vom1r55 gene encoding vomeronasal 1 receptor 55: MVQITVDDMVLKVVILLQMGTGLLANTYLLFMHSFVLLTGHRPKPTELILSNLALANSLVLLSKGAQQVMEDLGLVHVLEGFGCQVFFYFHRVSRELLLCSTSLLSCFQAVTVSPRHGVWTGLRRWVYRHVGCSCFFCWSFNLVISTISPIEIKVFGDIISNSSMGDGIACQYVVAVSGLCAIPLAILGALLMTLMVAASTHMVCLLHRHHQRVQHVRSCNLTYRTSPEMRATHSILLLVAGFILFYFLNSIYIFYSIKSFSSYLWLQHSLKFFATCFPSLSPLVLIFQNSRTPSPCF, from the coding sequence ATGGTGCAAATAACTGTTGATGATATGGTCTTGAAGGTTGTTATCCTGTTGCAGATGGGCACAGGCCTTCTGGCAAACACTTATTTGCTCTTCATGCATAGCTTCGTCCTTCTCACAGGGCACAGGCCGAAGCCTACAGAGCTCATTTTGTCCAACTTGGCTCTGGCCAATTCCTTGgttcttctctccaagggggCACAGCAGGTGATGGAAGATTTGGGACTGGTGCATGTTCTGGAAGGATTTGGGTGTCAAGTCTTCTTTTACTTCCACAGGGTGTCTCGAGAACTTTTGCTCTGCAGCACCAGCTTGCTGAGCTGTTTTCAGGCAGTCACAGTCAGCCCCAGGCATGGAGTGTGGACAGGGCTCAGACGCTGGGTTTATAGGCATGTTGGCTGCTCCTGCTTCTTCTGCTGGAGTTTCAATCTGGTCATCAGCACCATCTCTCCCATCGAGATAAAAGTCTTTGGGGATATCATTAGTAATTCCTCAATGGGGGATGGCATTGCTTGCCAGTATGTGGTCGCTGTGTCTGGATTGTGTGCAATCCCGTTAGCCATTCTGGGTGCCCTGCTGATGACACTTATGGTGGCagccagcactcacatggtatgTCTCCTGCACAGACACCACCAGAGGGTCCAACATGTTCGAAGTTGCAACCTCACTTACAGGACCTCCCCAGAGATGAGGGCCACTCACAGCATCCTACTCTTGGTGGCTGGCTTCATCCTCTTTTACTTCCTGAATTCAATCTACATATTTTACAGCATAAAATCATTTAGCTCCTACCTGTGGCTGCAACATTCCCTGAAGTTTTTTGCCACCTGTTTCCCCTCCCTGAGTCCCTTGGTACTGATTTTCCAGAATTCCAGAACTCCAAGCCCCTGCTTTTAG